From Flavobacterium arcticum, the proteins below share one genomic window:
- the kbl gene encoding glycine C-acetyltransferase produces MYGKIKEYLAEELETIKENGLYKKERIIASPQDAEITLTDGSKVLNFCANNYLGLSSHPEVVQAAKDAMDTHGFGMSSVRFICGTQDIHKELEQKIANFYGTEDTILYAAAFDANGGVFEPLLGAEDAIISDSLNHASIIDGVRLCKAARYRYANNNMEELEQQLIKANEENRRFKIIVTDGVFSMDGLVAPLDKICDLADKYDALVMVDECHAAGFIGATGKGTLEAKGVMGRVDIITGTLGKALGGAMGGYTTAKKEVIEILRQRSRPYLFSNSLAPAIVGASIKVFELLEKDTSLRDKLEWNTNYFKEGMKKAGFDIIDGDSAIVPVMLYDAKLSQTMADELLKKGIYVIGFFFPVVPKDKARIRVQLSAAHTQAHLDKAIASFTEVGKALTII; encoded by the coding sequence ATGTACGGAAAAATTAAAGAGTATTTGGCTGAGGAGCTAGAAACGATAAAAGAAAACGGACTGTATAAAAAAGAGCGCATTATCGCATCGCCACAAGATGCCGAGATAACACTTACTGATGGTAGTAAAGTATTAAACTTTTGTGCCAACAACTATTTAGGGTTATCATCGCACCCAGAAGTAGTACAAGCAGCTAAAGATGCTATGGATACCCATGGTTTCGGTATGTCGTCAGTACGTTTCATTTGCGGTACGCAGGATATTCATAAAGAACTAGAGCAAAAAATAGCTAATTTCTACGGTACAGAAGATACTATACTGTATGCAGCAGCTTTTGATGCTAATGGTGGTGTTTTTGAGCCATTACTTGGTGCCGAAGACGCTATAATATCTGATAGTCTTAACCATGCCTCTATTATAGATGGGGTGCGCCTTTGTAAAGCAGCACGTTACCGTTATGCGAATAACAACATGGAAGAGCTAGAACAACAGCTTATAAAAGCCAATGAAGAAAACAGACGTTTTAAAATCATTGTTACCGATGGGGTTTTCTCTATGGATGGGCTTGTAGCGCCATTAGACAAAATATGCGACCTTGCCGATAAGTATGATGCACTTGTAATGGTAGATGAGTGCCATGCCGCAGGTTTTATAGGTGCTACAGGTAAAGGTACGCTAGAGGCTAAAGGTGTTATGGGGCGTGTAGATATTATAACAGGTACACTAGGTAAAGCACTTGGTGGCGCTATGGGAGGTTATACAACAGCCAAAAAAGAAGTTATAGAGATACTAAGACAACGCTCTAGACCTTACCTTTTCTCTAACTCGCTTGCCCCTGCTATAGTTGGTGCATCTATTAAGGTGTTTGAGCTGTTAGAAAAAGACACTTCATTAAGAGATAAACTAGAGTGGAATACCAACTATTTTAAAGAAGGTATGAAAAAAGCAGGTTTTGATATTATAGATGGCGACTCGGCTATTGTACCCGTAATGTTGTATGATGCTAAACTTTCGCAGACGATGGCAGACGAGTTATTGAAGAAAGGAATTTATGTAATAGGGTTCTTTTTTCCTGTTGTTCCTAAGGATAAAGCACGTATTAGAGTGCAGCTTTCGGCAGCCCATACGCAGGCTCATTTAGATAAGGCAATAGCCTCATTTACAGAAGTTGGGAAGGCATTAACGATTATTTAA
- a CDS encoding OmpA family protein codes for MKHLNKLFVAALMVLGLNANAQDDNNPWAISFGANAVSNRFGAASDFGDQFGGFFKAKENWNIIPSVSYLTLSRNVGNNFSVDLTGSVNQIDKLVSREPGTSDYSVSNPGDLTYYAADANIRYSFMDMIGTSWFDPSLNLGGGYTWLDNKGNGTLNGGAGVTFWFGKNVGLSLRSIYKHTFEDQAEANVPRHIQHFAGITFKFGGKDTDKDGIYDKDDLCPTEAGLPQFQGCPDTDGDGIADKDDNCPNIVGLPEFQGCPDTDGDGIIDKEDNCPEVAGLASMKGCPDTDADGITDAEDNCPTVAGPRANGGCPWPDADKDGVLDKDDLCPEVPGTKANRGCPEVSDDVMKQLNEYARTILFNSGKSSFKDETIPVLQSMKEIFKEYPHARFSIEGHTDSDGSNQLNQELSENRAAAVLNFLVENGIAKDRLMSTGFGETMPIASNKTKAGKAQNRRVEVKLIK; via the coding sequence ATGAAACATCTTAACAAACTATTCGTTGCTGCCCTTATGGTATTGGGACTAAATGCCAATGCGCAGGACGATAACAATCCTTGGGCCATTTCCTTTGGTGCCAATGCAGTAAGTAACCGTTTTGGTGCTGCATCAGATTTTGGCGACCAGTTTGGTGGCTTTTTTAAAGCAAAAGAAAACTGGAATATTATACCTTCAGTTTCTTATCTAACATTATCAAGAAATGTAGGTAATAACTTCTCTGTAGATCTTACAGGATCTGTAAATCAAATAGATAAGTTAGTGTCTCGTGAGCCTGGTACATCAGATTATAGTGTAAGCAATCCTGGCGATCTTACTTACTATGCTGCAGATGCTAACATCCGTTATAGCTTTATGGATATGATTGGTACTAGCTGGTTCGATCCTAGCCTTAACTTAGGTGGTGGTTATACTTGGTTAGACAATAAAGGTAATGGTACATTAAATGGAGGTGCTGGAGTAACATTTTGGTTTGGTAAAAACGTAGGTCTTTCATTACGATCTATATACAAGCATACATTTGAAGACCAAGCAGAAGCTAACGTGCCAAGACACATTCAGCATTTTGCAGGTATAACTTTCAAATTTGGAGGAAAAGATACTGATAAAGATGGTATCTATGATAAAGATGACTTATGTCCTACAGAAGCTGGTCTTCCTCAGTTCCAAGGTTGTCCTGATACAGACGGTGATGGTATTGCTGATAAAGATGACAACTGTCCTAACATAGTTGGTCTTCCTGAATTTCAAGGTTGTCCTGATACAGATGGCGACGGTATAATTGACAAAGAAGACAACTGTCCAGAAGTTGCAGGTCTTGCAAGCATGAAAGGATGTCCTGATACAGATGCTGATGGTATAACTGATGCTGAAGATAACTGTCCTACAGTTGCAGGTCCTAGAGCTAACGGCGGATGCCCATGGCCAGATGCTGATAAAGATGGAGTATTAGACAAAGATGATCTTTGCCCAGAAGTACCAGGTACTAAAGCTAACCGTGGTTGTCCAGAAGTTTCTGACGATGTTATGAAACAACTTAACGAGTATGCTAGAACAATCCTTTTCAACAGTGGTAAATCTTCTTTCAAAGATGAAACTATTCCTGTACTTCAAAGTATGAAAGAGATATTCAAAGAATACCCACATGCAAGATTTAGCATAGAAGGACATACAGATAGCGATGGTAGTAACCAACTTAACCAAGAGCTTTCTGAAAACAGAGCTGCTGCTGTACTTAACTTCCTTGTTGAGAACGGAATTGCTAAAGACAGATTGATGTCTACAGGTTTTGGTGAAACAATGCCAATTGCTTCAAACAAAACTAAAGCTGGTAAAGCACAAAACAGAAGAGTAGAAGTTAAACTTATCAAGTAA